The Eubacteriaceae bacterium Marseille-Q4139 genome has a window encoding:
- a CDS encoding single-stranded DNA-binding protein, whose amino-acid sequence MSEKVMENNKVSVIGTVVSEFTFSHEVFGEGFYLVDLSVSRLSEQADIIPLMISERLIDVTKNYEGCTVEAIGQFRSYNRHEGAKNRLVLSVFVREVNFLPEFTDYTKTNQIFLDGYICKEPIYRKTPLGREIADILLAVNRPYGKSDYIPCIAWGRNARYASGFAVGTRVCIWGRVQSREYTKKLSDVECEKRVAYEVSVSKLECE is encoded by the coding sequence ATGTCGGAAAAAGTTATGGAAAACAACAAGGTCAGTGTCATCGGGACGGTTGTCTCGGAATTTACCTTCAGCCACGAGGTGTTCGGGGAGGGCTTTTATCTCGTGGATCTTTCTGTCAGCCGTTTAAGCGAACAGGCAGACATTATCCCGCTCATGATTTCGGAGCGGCTTATTGATGTGACAAAGAATTATGAGGGCTGCACGGTGGAGGCCATCGGGCAGTTCCGTTCCTATAACCGCCATGAGGGCGCGAAGAACCGCCTCGTCCTCTCGGTCTTTGTGAGAGAGGTGAACTTCCTTCCGGAGTTTACGGATTATACGAAGACGAACCAGATTTTCCTGGACGGGTACATATGCAAGGAGCCGATTTACAGAAAAACACCTCTCGGGCGGGAGATTGCCGATATCCTGCTGGCAGTGAACCGGCCCTACGGGAAATCGGATTACATCCCCTGCATCGCCTGGGGCAGGAACGCCAGGTACGCATCAGGCTTTGCCGTCGGCACAAGGGTCTGCATCTGGGGGCGCGTCCAAAGCCGGGAGTACACGAAAAAATTAAGCGACGTGGAATGCGAAAAGAGGGTGGCCTACGAGGTTTCTGTCAGCAAACTGGAGTGTGAATAA
- a CDS encoding 4-hydroxy-tetrahydrodipicolinate synthase translates to MAIFEGAGVAIVTPFKENGEVNYEKLDELLEEQIANHTDCIVVTGTTGESATMTEEEHVDVIRFTCERVKGRIPVVAGTGSNCTHTAMVLSKEAEEAGADGVLLVSPYYNKATQNGLKAHFTAIAEAIRIPAILYNVPSRTGVNISSETLAYLCNNVENIVGVKEAAGNAGATAMLMNLTDGKADVYSGNDDQIVPVLSLGGKGVISVLSNIAPRQTHDICELYFTGKLEESRRLQWRSMPLINALFSEVNPIPVKAAMNLMGKNVGTPRLPLTVMEPEHQLVLKKAMEEYGLL, encoded by the coding sequence ATGGCAATTTTTGAGGGAGCCGGCGTGGCGATTGTTACGCCATTTAAGGAGAACGGAGAAGTCAATTACGAGAAACTCGATGAGCTTTTGGAGGAACAGATTGCGAACCATACGGACTGCATCGTCGTGACCGGTACGACCGGCGAATCGGCGACGATGACAGAGGAGGAGCATGTGGACGTGATCCGCTTCACCTGTGAGCGGGTGAAGGGGCGGATCCCGGTTGTGGCCGGGACGGGCTCCAACTGCACCCACACGGCCATGGTGCTTTCCAAAGAGGCCGAGGAGGCCGGAGCCGACGGCGTGCTTTTGGTGTCCCCGTACTACAATAAGGCGACCCAGAACGGCTTAAAAGCCCACTTTACGGCCATCGCTGAGGCCATCAGGATCCCGGCAATCCTTTACAACGTGCCGAGCAGAACCGGCGTCAATATTTCTTCCGAGACGTTGGCGTATCTCTGCAACAACGTGGAGAACATCGTGGGCGTGAAAGAGGCGGCCGGAAACGCCGGTGCTACGGCCATGTTAATGAACCTGACGGACGGAAAGGCAGACGTCTATTCCGGAAACGACGACCAGATCGTGCCGGTTCTTTCCCTTGGCGGAAAGGGCGTGATCTCGGTGCTCTCCAACATTGCGCCGAGACAGACCCACGATATCTGCGAGCTGTATTTCACAGGGAAGCTGGAGGAGAGCCGCAGGCTCCAGTGGCGTTCGATGCCCTTAATCAACGCTCTGTTCAGCGAAGTGAACCCGATCCCGGTGAAGGCGGCCATGAACCTGATGGGAAAGAACGTGGGAACGCCGAGGCTGCCGCTTACGGTCATGGAGCCGGAGCACCAGCTTGTTTTAAAGAAGGCAATGGAGGAGTACGGGCTTTTGTAA
- a CDS encoding IS1182 family transposase yields MTSKLKYHKNYTEFGEPYQLVLPLNLEGLVPDDDSVRLLSHELEDLDYSLLYQAYSAKGRNPAVDPKTMFKILTYAYSQNIYSSRKIETACRRDINFMWLLAGQKAPDHSTIARFRTGFLADACENLFYQMVCRLEASGELSKETVFIDGTKLEACANKYTFVWKKSVGKWEAKMYERIQEAVCLLNQDYICGFHVGEESRTQDLQEICRFLEERCRLDGTVLVHGRGKRKSRNQKYLELFRRFLERQTIYDWHTASFQGRNNYCKTDPDATFMHMKDDHMRNAQLKPGYNVQIAVDSEYIVAAGIFQDRNDVWTLVPFLKNMEVNLGFRYPSVTADSGYESEEAYEYLKSQGQIPYIKPQTYEKWKKRSFKKDISKRENMAYKEETDTYTCHAGKTLREVFKKKQKSKSGYQSEVTVYECEDCGGCPYKKKCTRAKGNKRLYLSKNFLKKRRESYENIISEKGIQYRTNRSIQVEGAFGVLKNDYEFQRFLLRGKTKVKLEILLLCLGYNLNKLHAKIQNGRTGSHLFEVKTA; encoded by the coding sequence ATGACCAGTAAATTAAAATACCATAAAAATTATACCGAATTCGGTGAGCCTTATCAACTGGTTTTGCCATTAAATTTGGAAGGTTTGGTTCCTGATGATGATTCTGTTCGACTGCTGAGCCACGAATTGGAGGATTTAGATTACAGCTTGCTGTATCAGGCTTACTCTGCCAAAGGCAGAAATCCGGCAGTGGACCCAAAGACCATGTTCAAGATCCTGACTTATGCCTATTCCCAGAACATCTATTCATCCAGAAAAATTGAAACCGCATGCAGACGCGACATCAACTTTATGTGGCTGCTTGCCGGACAAAAAGCACCGGATCACAGCACCATTGCCCGTTTCCGAACCGGTTTTCTGGCAGATGCCTGTGAAAATCTGTTCTACCAGATGGTCTGCCGCCTGGAAGCAAGCGGAGAATTATCAAAAGAAACCGTATTTATTGATGGGACAAAACTGGAAGCCTGTGCCAATAAATATACCTTCGTCTGGAAGAAATCGGTGGGGAAATGGGAAGCAAAGATGTACGAACGGATTCAGGAGGCAGTCTGTCTTCTGAACCAGGATTATATCTGCGGGTTCCATGTGGGAGAGGAAAGCCGTACCCAGGATCTTCAGGAAATCTGCCGGTTTCTGGAAGAACGGTGCCGTCTGGATGGGACGGTTTTGGTACATGGAAGAGGAAAACGCAAAAGCCGGAATCAAAAATATCTGGAACTGTTCCGCCGGTTTCTGGAACGCCAGACGATCTATGACTGGCATACAGCTAGTTTCCAGGGCCGGAATAACTACTGCAAGACGGATCCGGATGCCACTTTTATGCACATGAAGGATGATCATATGAGGAATGCCCAGCTGAAACCTGGATATAACGTCCAGATCGCAGTGGACAGCGAATACATTGTGGCAGCTGGGATTTTTCAGGATCGGAATGATGTATGGACACTGGTGCCGTTTCTGAAAAACATGGAAGTGAACCTGGGATTTCGATATCCCAGTGTGACTGCGGATTCGGGGTATGAAAGCGAAGAGGCTTATGAATATCTGAAAAGCCAGGGTCAGATCCCTTACATCAAACCGCAGACCTACGAAAAATGGAAAAAGAGAAGTTTTAAGAAAGACATCAGTAAACGGGAAAATATGGCGTATAAGGAAGAGACAGACACCTACACCTGTCATGCAGGAAAAACACTGAGAGAAGTGTTTAAAAAGAAGCAGAAAAGCAAAAGCGGCTATCAGTCCGAGGTAACAGTATATGAATGTGAGGATTGCGGCGGATGTCCGTATAAGAAAAAATGTACGAGGGCAAAGGGAAATAAGAGGCTGTATCTTTCCAAAAACTTTTTGAAAAAGCGTCGGGAATCTTATGAGAACATCATAAGCGAAAAAGGGATCCAGTATCGGACAAACCGTTCGATTCAAGTAGAAGGAGCCTTTGGGGTGTTGAAAAACGATTATGAATTCCAGAGATTTCTGCTGAGAGGGAAAACGAAGGTAAAACTGGAGATCCTACTGCTGTGCCTGGGGTATAATCTGAATAAATTGCATGCTAAGATCCAAAATGGCCGGACAGGAAGCCATCTGTTTGAAGTAAAAACTGCATAG
- a CDS encoding VOC family protein, which produces MITSTLSFYPAKSLSETVRFYTEIIGLTAVMDEERQCVFASPKGNIGFVDYGDGILAEGRICISFNCESREAVDAEYARIKKLGYPVRTAPAKHPSFPVYSFFLEDPNGYTVEFQKIDGLSI; this is translated from the coding sequence ATGATTACATCCACTCTTTCCTTTTACCCGGCAAAAAGCCTTTCGGAAACCGTCCGCTTTTATACGGAAATCATCGGCCTGACGGCCGTCATGGACGAAGAACGCCAGTGTGTGTTCGCCTCCCCGAAAGGAAACATCGGCTTCGTGGACTACGGGGACGGCATTCTGGCTGAAGGCCGCATCTGCATCTCCTTTAACTGTGAAAGCCGCGAGGCCGTCGATGCGGAATATGCCCGCATAAAAAAACTGGGATATCCCGTCAGGACAGCGCCTGCCAAACATCCCAGTTTCCCTGTCTATTCCTTTTTCCTCGAGGATCCCAACGGATACACCGTCGAATTCCAGAAGATCGACGGCCTCTCCATTTAG
- a CDS encoding cob(I)yrinic acid a,c-diamide adenosyltransferase, translated as MEKGTVRIICGPGSGKTASAVGLGMMGVFAGKRVIIVQFLRGELNEAASCVMKRMEPEMKLFRFERSPGYFEDLTEEQKKEELVNLRNGFNFAKKVLATGECDRLILDEVLGLLDQGIVSMEEFQGLLASRMEETDLVLTGRVCPEELKQYVDIISYVENIKVDNSAE; from the coding sequence ATGGAAAAGGGCACAGTTCGGATCATATGCGGGCCGGGAAGCGGTAAGACGGCTTCCGCAGTTGGCCTTGGAATGATGGGGGTATTCGCGGGAAAGCGCGTGATTATCGTACAGTTCTTGAGAGGAGAGCTCAATGAGGCTGCCTCCTGTGTGATGAAACGGATGGAGCCGGAGATGAAGCTGTTCCGCTTTGAGCGGTCCCCTGGGTATTTCGAGGACCTCACGGAGGAACAGAAAAAGGAAGAGCTGGTGAACTTAAGAAACGGCTTTAATTTCGCAAAGAAGGTTCTCGCCACAGGGGAATGCGACAGGCTGATTTTAGACGAGGTACTTGGGCTTTTGGATCAGGGGATCGTCTCCATGGAAGAATTCCAGGGGCTTTTAGCCTCCAGGATGGAGGAAACCGACCTGGTTCTCACCGGCCGCGTGTGCCCGGAGGAGTTAAAACAGTATGTGGATATCATTTCCTATGTGGAGAATATAAAAGTTGACAACTCCGCGGAATGA
- a CDS encoding YihY/virulence factor BrkB family protein has protein sequence MIRILLYGKQIFDKFSRDEMSVYAAQASFFIILAAFPFMMLLLSLIQLVPFIQKSDLFLVLTELVPDTLDSFVITLVDTLYSDSPVAILSATAVAALWSSSRGMLSIERGLNRVYDVEVQRNYILRRLICSGYTVVFSLVCVISLLLLVFGETLQRHLLEVFPFLNRFSVLISQGRAVFSLFMLVFFFVGIYTFLPFKKQRFRYQFPGAAFAAAAWTLFSFAFSIYFKYFSSYANMYGSLTALVLLMLWLYFCICILFLGAEINWHYKHYRRLSDGE, from the coding sequence ATGATCCGTATCCTACTCTATGGAAAACAGATATTTGATAAATTCTCCAGGGACGAAATGTCCGTATATGCCGCCCAGGCTTCGTTTTTCATCATCCTGGCCGCATTTCCCTTTATGATGCTTCTTCTGTCCCTGATCCAGCTCGTTCCCTTCATCCAGAAGTCCGACTTGTTCCTCGTCCTCACGGAGCTTGTGCCGGACACCCTGGATTCCTTTGTCATCACCCTCGTGGACACCCTCTACTCGGACTCCCCGGTGGCGATCCTCTCGGCCACGGCCGTGGCGGCCCTCTGGTCGTCTTCCCGCGGGATGCTTAGCATCGAGCGGGGCCTAAACCGGGTCTACGACGTGGAGGTGCAGAGAAACTATATTTTAAGGCGGCTCATATGCAGCGGCTACACCGTGGTTTTCAGCCTCGTCTGCGTCATCAGCCTCCTGCTTCTTGTGTTCGGCGAGACGCTCCAGAGGCATCTTCTCGAGGTCTTCCCGTTCTTAAACCGCTTTTCCGTCCTGATTTCCCAGGGGCGGGCCGTGTTCTCCCTGTTCATGCTCGTGTTTTTTTTCGTAGGCATTTATACGTTCCTGCCCTTTAAAAAGCAGAGGTTCCGGTACCAGTTCCCGGGGGCTGCCTTCGCCGCTGCCGCCTGGACGCTGTTTTCCTTCGCTTTTTCCATCTATTTTAAATATTTCAGCAGCTACGCCAACATGTACGGAAGCCTGACGGCCCTCGTCCTTTTGATGCTCTGGCTCTACTTCTGCATCTGCATCCTGTTTCTCGGAGCTGAGATCAACTGGCACTACAAGCATTACCGCAGGCTGTCCGACGGCGAATAA
- a CDS encoding pyridoxal phosphate-dependent aminotransferase, translated as MPELSRRVLSFTDSVIRRMTRINDMTPGSINLSQGFPDFDPPKQLLDALAEVSYRGPHQYSITFGAEDFRNALADLYEGKLRKRPDPETEIVVTCGGTEAMMTAMMTVCNPGDKVIVFSPFYENYGADAILSGAEPIFVPLVPPDFHFDRAALEDAFREGAKALILCNPSNPCGKVFSASELSDIAELAVRYDAFVITDEVYEYIVYEPYRHICMASLPGMAGRTITCSSLSKTYSITGWRLGYLIGPEQVIEGAKKVHDFLTVGAAAPLQAAAVAGLTMGPEYYEWLKELYTKKRDFFCGGLTDIGFSHTVPQGSYFVLIDISDFFAPPQFKGWSDLQFCEWMITNYKVAAVPGSSFFREPVNHLIRMHFACGEETLAEALRRMRKMREETGIC; from the coding sequence ATGCCTGAACTGAGCAGACGTGTGCTTTCTTTTACGGATTCTGTGATCCGCAGGATGACAAGAATCAACGACATGACACCGGGGAGCATCAATTTAAGCCAGGGCTTCCCTGATTTTGACCCGCCAAAGCAGCTTTTGGATGCGTTGGCCGAAGTCTCTTACCGCGGGCCGCACCAGTATTCCATTACGTTCGGGGCCGAGGACTTCCGGAATGCCCTGGCCGACCTCTATGAAGGAAAGCTTAGGAAGCGGCCGGATCCCGAGACGGAGATTGTCGTCACCTGCGGCGGCACGGAGGCCATGATGACGGCCATGATGACCGTCTGCAATCCCGGCGACAAGGTGATCGTTTTCAGCCCGTTTTATGAAAATTATGGGGCGGACGCCATCCTCTCCGGCGCCGAGCCGATTTTTGTGCCCCTCGTGCCGCCGGATTTCCATTTTGACCGCGCTGCGCTGGAGGATGCCTTCCGAGAGGGCGCAAAGGCGCTCATTCTCTGCAATCCGTCGAACCCCTGCGGAAAGGTGTTTTCTGCTTCGGAGCTTTCCGATATCGCAGAGCTGGCCGTGCGCTACGACGCCTTCGTCATCACCGACGAGGTCTATGAATATATCGTCTACGAGCCATACCGGCATATCTGCATGGCGTCCCTTCCCGGCATGGCCGGGAGGACAATCACATGCAGCTCCCTCTCCAAGACCTACTCCATCACCGGCTGGCGCCTCGGCTACCTCATCGGCCCGGAGCAGGTGATCGAGGGAGCCAAAAAAGTCCATGACTTCCTGACCGTGGGCGCCGCTGCCCCGCTCCAGGCCGCCGCCGTGGCAGGTCTTACCATGGGGCCGGAATATTATGAATGGCTAAAAGAGCTGTACACGAAAAAGAGGGATTTCTTCTGCGGCGGCCTTACGGATATCGGTTTTTCCCATACGGTGCCCCAGGGAAGCTACTTTGTCCTCATAGATATTTCCGATTTTTTCGCCCCGCCGCAGTTTAAAGGCTGGAGCGACCTTCAGTTCTGCGAGTGGATGATTACAAATTATAAAGTGGCTGCCGTGCCCGGCTCCAGCTTCTTCCGAGAGCCTGTGAACCACCTGATCCGCATGCATTTTGCCTGCGGCGAGGAGACGCTTGCGGAGGCGCTTAGACGGATGAGGAAGATGAGGGAGGAAACCGGAATCTGCTGA
- a CDS encoding MATE family efflux transporter, which produces MAIQNDFSQGSVVKNIMGLAVPMTLAQLINVLYNVVDRIYIGHIPEHATLSLTGLGVCLPVITIVIAFANLFGMGGAPLCSIERGKGNEAEAESIMGNSFTLMILFGILLTVLGLIFERPLLYLFGASDATYPYAKSYMTIYLLGSVFVMTGLGMNAFVNSQGFGKVGMMTVLLGAVTNIILDPIFIFVFDMDVQGAALATVISQFLSAAWILKFLTGDKAILKLKVSTMRLKKKRVIKIVSMGLSSFTAGFTNSLVAVVCNATLQGWGGDLYVGVMTVLHSVREIAENIVKGVTNGSQPVMGFNYGAGKYDRVKSCIKFVSAVAISFTVFAWALVSLFPEFFIRIFNHDEELIAAAIPAIRIYFFGFFMMSLQFSGQATFVGLGKAKQATFFSIFRKLIIVVPLTLLLPYVGGLGPMGVFMAEPLSNFIGGAACYGTMLFTMWPELSGKKKGKRGE; this is translated from the coding sequence ATGGCAATTCAAAACGATTTTTCCCAGGGCAGCGTCGTCAAAAACATCATGGGTCTGGCGGTTCCGATGACCCTGGCGCAGCTCATCAATGTCCTCTACAACGTCGTCGACCGGATTTACATCGGTCATATTCCCGAACACGCAACCTTATCCCTCACAGGCCTCGGCGTCTGCCTGCCGGTGATTACCATCGTCATCGCCTTTGCGAACCTGTTCGGCATGGGCGGGGCGCCGCTCTGTTCCATTGAGCGGGGAAAGGGGAACGAGGCGGAAGCAGAGTCCATCATGGGAAATTCCTTTACGCTGATGATCCTGTTCGGGATCCTGCTTACGGTGCTCGGCCTGATTTTTGAGCGGCCGCTCCTTTACCTGTTCGGCGCCAGCGACGCGACGTATCCTTACGCGAAATCCTACATGACGATCTATCTTCTCGGCAGCGTTTTCGTGATGACAGGCCTCGGGATGAACGCCTTCGTCAACTCCCAGGGCTTCGGGAAGGTGGGCATGATGACCGTGCTTCTCGGCGCAGTCACCAACATCATTTTGGATCCGATTTTTATTTTTGTCTTTGACATGGATGTTCAGGGAGCTGCCCTGGCGACGGTGATTTCCCAGTTTCTGTCCGCGGCGTGGATCTTAAAATTCCTCACGGGAGACAAGGCGATCTTAAAGCTCAAGGTCTCCACCATGCGGCTTAAGAAAAAACGCGTCATAAAGATCGTGTCCATGGGGCTTTCCAGCTTCACGGCCGGCTTCACCAACAGTCTTGTGGCCGTCGTCTGCAATGCGACGCTCCAGGGATGGGGCGGAGATCTCTATGTTGGTGTCATGACCGTGCTTCACTCCGTCAGGGAGATTGCGGAAAACATCGTGAAAGGCGTGACAAACGGCTCGCAGCCGGTCATGGGCTTCAACTACGGCGCCGGAAAATACGACAGGGTTAAGTCCTGCATCAAGTTTGTGTCGGCAGTGGCCATCTCGTTTACGGTGTTCGCATGGGCGCTAGTGTCCCTGTTCCCGGAATTTTTCATCCGGATTTTCAACCATGACGAGGAGTTAATCGCAGCGGCCATCCCGGCCATCCGCATCTATTTCTTTGGATTTTTCATGATGTCGCTCCAGTTTTCCGGCCAGGCTACCTTTGTGGGCCTTGGGAAAGCCAAGCAGGCCACGTTCTTTTCCATTTTCCGGAAACTGATTATCGTGGTTCCGCTGACGCTTCTTCTCCCGTATGTGGGCGGCCTCGGGCCCATGGGCGTCTTCATGGCCGAGCCGTTGTCCAACTTCATCGGCGGCGCCGCCTGCTACGGCACCATGCTGTTTACCATGTGGCCGGAGTTAAGCGGAAAGAAAAAAGGAAAAAGAGGAGAATAG
- a CDS encoding sensor domain-containing diguanylate cyclase has product MNCADREYRERMQIALRAAEICIFEVDLTEQRYTFFENSECIFHKSGEQILREIECYASLPQEEYQKGVTEYFSHPGDKAVVDKAFEAIGNGHSYTYEARMKAGDQEYTWCRLNVAPVMENDVPVKMVGIISNIQLTREKMDSLKTAVYQDPYTKLLTKTRLKELTDLVLGEKPFAPCVMLAIDLDHFKSVNDTYGHTTGDEVLFSVAAHLKSLFRKTDIVSRFGGDEFAVLMVDCELEAAEKKVRQFLSEKDNAYGVTKSVGIAARKSEDMDFESLFRKADKALYLAKRTRNTYHIFE; this is encoded by the coding sequence ATGAACTGTGCAGACAGGGAATACCGGGAAAGAATGCAGATTGCACTCCGGGCTGCGGAAATCTGTATTTTTGAGGTTGATCTTACCGAACAGAGATATACGTTTTTTGAAAACTCCGAGTGTATTTTTCATAAAAGCGGGGAACAGATTTTAAGGGAAATCGAGTGCTACGCCTCGCTGCCGCAGGAAGAATACCAGAAAGGCGTTACGGAATATTTTTCCCACCCCGGCGACAAGGCCGTAGTCGATAAAGCCTTTGAGGCAATCGGAAACGGGCACAGCTACACCTATGAGGCCAGGATGAAGGCGGGAGACCAGGAGTACACCTGGTGCCGGCTCAACGTGGCGCCGGTGATGGAAAACGATGTTCCGGTGAAAATGGTGGGGATTATCTCCAATATCCAGCTCACAAGGGAGAAGATGGACAGCCTGAAGACGGCCGTCTATCAGGATCCCTATACGAAGCTGCTGACAAAAACGAGGCTTAAGGAGCTTACGGATCTGGTTTTGGGCGAGAAGCCGTTTGCGCCGTGCGTCATGCTGGCCATCGACCTGGATCATTTTAAGTCCGTCAACGACACCTACGGTCACACCACCGGCGACGAAGTGCTGTTTTCGGTGGCCGCCCATTTAAAAAGCTTGTTCCGGAAGACGGACATCGTTTCCAGGTTCGGCGGCGATGAGTTTGCCGTTTTGATGGTGGACTGCGAACTGGAGGCGGCGGAGAAGAAGGTACGGCAGTTCCTTTCGGAAAAAGACAATGCCTACGGCGTCACGAAGAGCGTAGGCATTGCGGCCAGAAAATCTGAGGATATGGATTTCGAGTCCCTGTTCCGGAAGGCCGACAAGGCGCTTTATCTGGCAAAGAGGACGAGAAACACGTACCATATTTTTGAGTAG
- a CDS encoding 4-hydroxy-tetrahydrodipicolinate reductase encodes MVKAILHGCNGAMGHVISEMAEKDEQLQIVAGVDKNTEQHYGYPVYGSLKECREAADVILDFSVAKALEGLFDYCGETKIPVVLCTTGLSEEQLLRVDALSKETAVLRSANMSLGINLLLKLLKEAAKTLAAADFDIEILEMHHNRKLDAPSGTALMLADSINEAMDGAYHYKYDRASERAKRDKKEIGIQSVRGGTIVGEHDVIFAGEDEVITFRHTAYSRAIFAKGAVQAAKFLAGKGPGLYDMSDVIG; translated from the coding sequence ATGGTAAAAGCAATTCTGCACGGCTGCAACGGGGCTATGGGCCATGTCATCTCGGAAATGGCAGAAAAGGATGAACAGCTTCAGATCGTGGCAGGCGTGGATAAAAATACGGAACAGCATTACGGATACCCGGTTTACGGCTCCTTAAAGGAGTGTAGGGAGGCCGCGGACGTAATCCTGGATTTCTCGGTGGCAAAGGCTTTGGAAGGTCTTTTTGATTACTGCGGGGAGACGAAAATCCCGGTCGTCCTCTGTACGACAGGGCTTTCAGAGGAGCAGCTTTTAAGAGTGGACGCACTTTCCAAGGAGACGGCAGTGCTCCGCTCCGCCAATATGTCCTTAGGTATCAACCTTCTTTTGAAGCTTTTAAAGGAGGCAGCAAAGACACTGGCGGCTGCGGATTTTGATATCGAAATCCTGGAAATGCATCACAACAGGAAGTTAGACGCACCAAGCGGGACGGCGCTTATGCTGGCTGATTCCATCAACGAGGCCATGGATGGCGCGTATCATTATAAATACGACCGGGCGTCGGAGCGGGCAAAGAGAGATAAAAAGGAGATTGGCATCCAGTCTGTCCGCGGCGGTACCATCGTCGGCGAGCACGACGTGATTTTTGCAGGCGAGGACGAGGTCATCACGTTCCGCCATACGGCATATTCCAGGGCGATTTTCGCAAAAGGCGCTGTCCAGGCAGCAAAGTTTCTGGCTGGCAAGGGGCCGGGCCTTTATGATATGTCGGATGTGATTGGGTAG